The proteins below are encoded in one region of Sandaracinaceae bacterium:
- a CDS encoding OmpA family protein: MTRTRIASTLALCTALLIGCGSSQNADAQNGGDALTGSDQRGRRGSTSGGDDLANGNCQVQAVYFAYDSSELDGSARSALENNASCLQRRQGQAAVTGMTDPRGTEEYNLALGDRRARTVSQYMGNLGVEGSRMQVHSVGEEYASGDDESGWTRDRRADIEVR, translated from the coding sequence ATGACCCGCACTCGCATTGCTTCCACGCTCGCTCTCTGCACCGCGCTCCTGATCGGCTGTGGCTCGTCGCAGAACGCCGACGCCCAGAACGGCGGCGACGCGCTGACCGGAAGTGACCAGCGTGGACGCCGCGGCTCGACCAGCGGCGGTGACGACCTCGCCAACGGCAACTGCCAGGTTCAGGCCGTGTACTTCGCGTACGACTCGAGCGAGCTCGACGGCAGCGCCCGCAGCGCGCTCGAGAACAACGCCAGCTGTCTCCAGCGCCGTCAGGGCCAGGCCGCCGTCACCGGCATGACCGACCCCCGCGGCACCGAGGAGTACAACCTCGCGCTCGGCGACCGCCGCGCCCGCACCGTCAGCCAGTACATGGGCAACCTCGGCGTCGAGGGCAGCCGCATGCAGGTCCACTCGGTGGGCGAGGAGTACGCCTCGGGTGACGACGAGAGCGGCTGGACCCGTGACCGTCGCGCGGACATCGAGGTTCGTTGA
- a CDS encoding response regulator: MTAAPAFRPAPPLVLVAEDDEEMRRLVTRALRRDGYDVIAAADGDGLARLLAESLRGGREPDLIVSDVRMPHLDGLQLVAGLRAAGSHVRVILVSAFADAATFESAARLGVVHVLSKPFDLDDLRTVAMNLLRL, from the coding sequence ATGACCGCCGCCCCTGCCTTCCGCCCCGCCCCTCCCCTCGTGCTCGTCGCCGAAGACGACGAAGAGATGCGCCGCCTCGTGACGCGCGCCCTGCGTCGCGACGGCTATGACGTGATCGCCGCGGCCGACGGGGACGGGCTCGCCCGGCTCTTGGCGGAGTCCCTGCGCGGCGGGCGCGAGCCCGACCTGATCGTCTCGGACGTGCGCATGCCGCACCTCGACGGGCTGCAGCTGGTGGCCGGGCTCCGCGCAGCCGGCTCGCACGTGCGGGTCATCCTGGTGTCCGCGTTCGCCGACGCGGCCACGTTCGAGAGCGCGGCCCGGCTCGGGGTGGTGCACGTGTTGAGCAAGCCGTTCGATCTGGACGACCTGCGCACCGTCGCGATGAACCTGCTCCGCCTCTGA
- a CDS encoding sigma-54 dependent transcriptional regulator encodes MSARLLLVDDDEALLTTFERGLKKRGFDVQTARSGLAALEALDAQPVDAVITDVSMRPMTGLELCERIRAGHPHLPVILLTAFGSLETAVEAIRRGAYDFLQKPLDLDLAEHALRRAVELSQLRGELTRLRAESPSKHSAGLIGDSPAMRRVLDTIARVAPADATVLITGESGVGKELVARALHDQSPRARGSFVAVNVAALPESLLESELFGHAKGAFTDARSARSGLFVQAHGGTLFLDEVGEMPASMQAKLLRALQERTVRPVGADSEIPFDARIVAATNRDLVASVERGAFREDLYFRLAVIELEVPPLRARGADVLKIAHGLLTDAAARANKDITGIDAEAARLLLRYRWPGNVRELVNCVERAVAMARYELITVDDLPPRLQDYEPRRDVLVSTDDPGELVPLEQVERRYILRVLEAVGGRRGQAAKVLGLDRKTLYRKLERWGHGGADDET; translated from the coding sequence ATGAGCGCGCGGCTGCTGCTGGTCGACGACGACGAGGCCCTGCTGACGACCTTCGAGCGAGGCCTGAAGAAGCGCGGCTTCGACGTGCAGACCGCGCGATCGGGCCTCGCCGCGCTCGAGGCGCTCGACGCCCAGCCGGTGGACGCGGTGATCACCGACGTGTCGATGCGGCCCATGACCGGGCTCGAGCTCTGCGAGCGCATCCGCGCGGGCCACCCTCACCTCCCGGTCATCCTGCTCACCGCCTTCGGCTCGCTCGAGACGGCGGTCGAGGCGATCCGGCGCGGCGCGTACGACTTCCTGCAGAAGCCGCTGGACCTCGACCTCGCCGAGCACGCGCTGCGGCGCGCGGTGGAGCTGAGCCAGCTGCGCGGAGAGCTCACCCGCCTGCGCGCGGAGAGCCCCTCGAAGCACAGCGCCGGCCTCATCGGCGACAGCCCCGCCATGCGGCGGGTGCTCGACACCATCGCGCGGGTCGCGCCGGCCGACGCCACCGTGCTCATCACGGGTGAGAGCGGCGTCGGCAAGGAGCTCGTCGCGCGGGCGCTCCACGATCAGAGCCCGCGGGCGCGGGGCTCGTTCGTGGCGGTGAACGTGGCCGCGCTGCCCGAGAGCCTCCTCGAGAGCGAGCTGTTCGGGCACGCCAAGGGCGCCTTCACGGACGCGCGCAGCGCGCGGAGCGGCCTCTTCGTGCAAGCGCACGGCGGCACGCTGTTCCTGGACGAGGTGGGCGAGATGCCCGCGAGCATGCAGGCCAAGCTCCTGCGCGCCCTCCAGGAGCGCACCGTGCGCCCCGTCGGCGCGGACTCCGAGATCCCCTTCGACGCGCGCATCGTCGCCGCCACCAACCGCGATCTCGTGGCGTCGGTGGAGCGCGGCGCCTTCCGGGAGGACCTCTACTTCCGCCTCGCGGTGATCGAGCTGGAGGTCCCGCCGCTGCGCGCGCGCGGGGCGGACGTGCTGAAGATCGCGCACGGCCTGCTGACGGACGCGGCGGCGAGGGCGAACAAGGACATCACGGGGATCGATGCCGAGGCCGCGCGCCTGCTCTTGCGCTACCGCTGGCCCGGCAACGTGCGAGAGCTGGTCAACTGCGTCGAGCGGGCGGTGGCGATGGCGCGCTACGAGCTCATCACGGTCGACGACCTCCCGCCTCGCCTGCAGGACTACGAGCCGAGGCGCGACGTGCTCGTCTCGACGGACGACCCGGGCGAGCTGGTGCCGCTCGAGCAGGTCGAGCGCCGCTACATCTTGCGCGTGCTCGAGGCGGTGGGCGGCCGACGGGGCCAGGCCGCCAAGGTGCTCGGGCTCGATCGCAAGACGCTCTACCGCAAGCTCGAGCGCTGGGGCCACGGCGGCGCGGACGACGAGACCTGA
- a CDS encoding HAMP domain-containing sensor histidine kinase, translating into MNRISTKLTLAAGIAIAFVMAIHAGFRVHRESQVFLDDVRNDHLVLGHALAETTAALIERAGPEEALLAVDEADRRRDHVEIRWLTTREAQPSAREVREGTERFFVTRIPVETAAGPAGVLELKESLAPHDIYLKDTVWRVTMVTLMTLLACAALVHFAGWLVLDRRLRPLVAGIRRIGEGDLSRALPRDGRDELAELGRELDEMRRHLAELSETAAREADARVSALEQLRHADRLSTVGKLAAGVAHELGTPLNVVSARAKMIEKGESEGEEIPDDARVIREQAERMTAIIRQLLDFARRRPAQRSPERLRELAASVLAMLRPHASKAQVDLRLEGEDAIEAAVDPGQLQQVLTNLVMNAIQAQPDGGEVVIALESEGEDVRLSVRDRGIGLDEEAKRRLFEPFFTTKDVGEGTGLGLSVVHGIVEEHGGKVAVAEAEGGGTVFTVTIPKELR; encoded by the coding sequence GTGAACCGGATCAGCACCAAGCTCACGCTCGCCGCGGGCATCGCCATCGCCTTCGTGATGGCGATTCACGCCGGCTTTCGCGTGCACCGCGAGTCGCAGGTCTTCCTCGACGACGTGCGCAACGATCACCTCGTTCTGGGTCACGCGCTCGCGGAGACGACGGCCGCCCTGATCGAGCGCGCGGGGCCCGAGGAGGCGCTGCTCGCGGTGGACGAGGCGGACCGGCGCCGCGACCACGTGGAGATCCGCTGGCTGACGACGCGCGAGGCCCAGCCGTCGGCGCGAGAGGTGCGCGAGGGCACAGAGCGCTTCTTCGTCACCCGCATCCCGGTCGAGACCGCGGCCGGCCCGGCGGGCGTGCTCGAGCTCAAGGAGAGCCTCGCCCCCCACGACATCTATCTGAAGGACACGGTCTGGCGGGTGACCATGGTGACCCTGATGACGCTCCTGGCCTGCGCGGCGCTGGTCCACTTCGCGGGCTGGCTCGTCCTGGACCGTCGCCTTCGGCCGCTCGTGGCCGGGATCCGACGCATCGGCGAGGGCGACCTGAGCCGGGCGCTCCCGCGCGACGGGCGCGACGAGCTGGCCGAGCTGGGCCGTGAGCTGGACGAGATGCGGCGCCACCTGGCGGAGCTGTCGGAGACGGCGGCGAGAGAGGCGGACGCGCGTGTCTCGGCGCTCGAGCAGCTGCGGCACGCGGATCGGCTCTCCACGGTGGGCAAGCTCGCGGCGGGCGTGGCGCACGAGCTCGGCACGCCGCTGAACGTGGTGAGCGCCCGCGCGAAGATGATCGAGAAGGGCGAGTCGGAGGGTGAGGAGATCCCCGACGACGCGCGGGTGATCCGCGAGCAAGCAGAGCGCATGACCGCGATCATCCGGCAGCTCCTGGACTTCGCGCGCCGTCGTCCCGCCCAGCGCAGCCCCGAGCGGCTGCGAGAGCTGGCGGCGAGCGTGCTCGCGATGCTCCGCCCCCACGCCTCGAAGGCGCAGGTGGACCTGCGACTCGAAGGGGAAGACGCGATCGAGGCCGCCGTCGATCCCGGGCAGCTCCAGCAGGTCCTGACCAACCTCGTGATGAACGCGATCCAGGCCCAGCCCGACGGGGGAGAGGTGGTGATCGCGCTCGAGAGCGAAGGCGAAGACGTCCGCCTCAGCGTGCGCGACCGGGGGATCGGCCTGGACGAGGAGGCCAAGCGCCGCCTCTTCGAGCCCTTCTTCACGACCAAGGACGTCGGCGAGGGGACAGGCCTCGGCCTCAGCGTGGTACACGGCATCGTGGAAGAGCACGGCGGCAAGGTGGCAGTGGCGGAAGCGGAAGGGGGAGGCACGGTCTTCACCGTGACGATCCCGAAGGAGCTCCGATGA
- a CDS encoding ATP-binding protein has protein sequence MREGEPALARRLRALNELALTRYTSFTELCEDHLRRGCEILGLETGIVSEVRGNRYEVVAVASSLDGLVPGDEFDLGATYCAAVLQSGGTVAYDEVGAIEALRTHPVYVNMGLESYIAAPIRVFGRINGTLNFSDRCPRRRPFESWDHELVALMAVSIGRAIEREQEQRELEKQRALFAAIFDALPDAMVLADEHREIFQANPALERVFGYAPDEILGKKTRVLYGDPDSYERAGRERYNAGATVENAPYLMEYRRKDGTVFPGETVGVKVCGPDGELLGFLGHVRDVSERQEAERMKDELLSTVSHELRTPLTSIRGSLGLVAAGAVPKIEGRAAELVAMAMRNAERLESLVNDLLDVEKLGGGRLSLAVDDVEVSELVDGTVEANHGFAKRFEVALEIEGETPSVAIPCDAGRVLQVLDNLVSNAIKYSPKGDRVVVRAAETEGGVRFEVEDRGDGIPEALRERIFGRFIQADSSDRREKGGTGLGLYIAKSLVELHGGDIGFGDRPGGGTIFWFELPKKVPYRKA, from the coding sequence GTGCGAGAGGGAGAACCCGCGCTCGCGAGGCGTCTCCGCGCGCTCAACGAGCTGGCGCTCACGCGCTACACGAGCTTCACCGAGCTCTGCGAGGATCACCTCCGCCGCGGCTGCGAGATCCTGGGCCTCGAGACGGGCATCGTCAGCGAGGTCCGCGGCAACCGCTACGAGGTCGTCGCCGTCGCGTCATCGCTCGACGGCCTCGTCCCCGGCGACGAGTTCGACCTGGGCGCGACGTACTGTGCGGCCGTGCTCCAGAGCGGCGGCACCGTGGCATACGACGAGGTCGGGGCGATCGAAGCGCTCCGCACCCACCCCGTCTACGTGAACATGGGCCTGGAGTCGTACATCGCGGCGCCCATCCGTGTGTTCGGGCGCATCAACGGGACCCTGAACTTCTCGGACCGTTGCCCGCGTCGTCGGCCCTTCGAGAGCTGGGATCACGAGCTGGTCGCCTTGATGGCCGTGTCCATCGGGCGCGCGATCGAGCGCGAGCAGGAGCAGCGCGAGCTCGAGAAGCAGCGCGCGCTCTTCGCGGCGATCTTCGACGCGCTCCCCGACGCGATGGTGCTCGCCGACGAGCATCGCGAGATCTTCCAGGCCAACCCGGCGCTGGAGCGCGTCTTCGGCTACGCCCCGGACGAGATCCTCGGCAAGAAGACGAGGGTCCTCTACGGCGACCCGGACAGCTACGAGCGCGCCGGACGCGAGCGATACAACGCGGGGGCCACCGTCGAGAACGCGCCCTACCTCATGGAGTACCGGCGCAAGGACGGCACGGTGTTCCCGGGGGAGACGGTCGGCGTGAAGGTGTGCGGGCCAGACGGCGAGCTGCTCGGCTTCCTCGGACACGTCCGCGACGTGAGCGAGCGGCAGGAGGCCGAGCGCATGAAGGACGAGCTGCTCTCGACCGTGAGCCATGAGCTGCGTACGCCGCTGACCTCGATCCGCGGCTCGCTGGGGCTGGTCGCGGCGGGCGCGGTGCCGAAGATCGAGGGCCGCGCGGCGGAGCTCGTCGCCATGGCGATGCGCAACGCCGAGCGCCTCGAGAGCCTCGTCAACGATCTCCTCGACGTCGAGAAGCTCGGAGGCGGGCGGCTCAGCCTGGCGGTCGACGACGTCGAGGTCTCCGAGCTCGTCGACGGCACGGTCGAAGCCAACCACGGGTTCGCGAAGCGCTTCGAGGTCGCGCTCGAGATCGAGGGAGAGACGCCGAGCGTCGCGATCCCTTGCGACGCCGGCCGCGTGCTCCAGGTGCTCGACAACCTCGTCTCGAACGCCATCAAGTACTCGCCGAAGGGGGACCGCGTCGTCGTGCGCGCCGCGGAGACCGAGGGCGGCGTCCGCTTCGAGGTCGAGGACCGCGGCGACGGCATCCCCGAGGCGCTCCGAGAGCGCATCTTCGGGCGCTTCATCCAGGCCGACTCCTCCGATCGCCGCGAGAAGGGCGGCACGGGGCTCGGTCTCTACATCGCAAAGAGCCTGGTCGAGCTCCACGGGGGCGACATCGGCTTCGGCGACCGCCCCGGCGGCGGCACCATCTTCTGGTTCGAGCTCCCGAAGAAGGTCCCCTACCGAAAGGCGTAG
- a CDS encoding VWA domain-containing protein: MALALVFLGCDPGGGTRPDGGGGDDTGPVGPTGRDTDGDGILDRWEGADEGVDTDGDGTPDFEDLDSDGDGIPDSVEGRPNPSTGEPADSDGDGVYDFRDDDSDGNGILDMNEPEGDLDGDGIPDFADTDDDGDLISDRDEIGDAAAPTDTDGDGMPDYRDTDSDGDTIGDIHEGTFDTDGDGTLDRHDLDSDDDTWTDAEEAGDADINTPPIDTDGDLVPDFRDADADGDGLSDERERALGTSPTNPDTDGDGVSDLVEVSACPEGDASCAMDATDPTSSPRARGDFVFAEPYMMPPMPMRDTLDFATDIRVADVYFLIDTTGSMGGAITNVRSSLSTPGTGIIDQVRGSIPDAWFGVGDFKDYNACSYGSGTDYAYRHAQDMSMDAMASQTAVNGLSASGGFDGPESHVPALWATATGMGLAGRATSAGPIPARSGCPAGTFGYPCFRSGAVPIVVMITDVDMHNDPMGNDAYESSSCTGGFGGGSPIGATPPTFAEAVTAATMNRVRVIGVAVNGGGMGDLQTLATMTGAVDGTGSPLVSSAPSGSVSSSVVNAIQTLAMSTRFDISVNFEDDPSDAVETFAAFVDHIEANVAGDASRGCDPRPADDTDGDGFPDTFRSVTAGERVCFDIIVKQNDTVMPTTDPQLFRATLRVLGDGFTELDSRDVFFLVPPEIIIGGPD, encoded by the coding sequence GTGGCGCTCGCGCTAGTCTTCCTCGGCTGCGATCCCGGAGGTGGGACGCGCCCGGACGGCGGCGGCGGCGACGACACCGGCCCGGTCGGACCCACCGGCCGCGACACCGACGGCGACGGAATCCTCGACCGCTGGGAGGGCGCCGACGAGGGCGTCGACACCGACGGCGACGGCACCCCGGACTTCGAGGACCTGGACAGCGACGGCGACGGCATCCCCGACAGCGTCGAAGGCCGCCCGAACCCCAGCACCGGTGAGCCCGCGGACTCGGATGGTGACGGCGTCTACGACTTCCGGGACGACGACTCCGACGGCAACGGCATCCTCGACATGAACGAGCCGGAGGGCGACCTCGACGGCGACGGCATCCCCGACTTCGCCGACACGGACGACGACGGCGACCTCATCAGCGACCGGGACGAGATCGGCGACGCCGCCGCCCCGACCGACACCGACGGCGACGGAATGCCGGACTACCGGGACACCGACTCGGACGGCGACACCATCGGCGACATCCACGAGGGCACCTTCGACACCGACGGCGACGGCACCCTCGATCGGCACGACCTCGACTCGGACGACGACACCTGGACCGACGCCGAGGAGGCGGGCGACGCGGACATCAACACGCCGCCCATCGACACCGACGGCGACCTCGTGCCCGACTTCCGCGACGCGGACGCCGACGGCGACGGCCTGAGCGACGAGCGCGAGCGCGCCCTGGGCACCAGCCCGACCAACCCCGACACGGACGGCGACGGCGTCAGCGACCTCGTCGAGGTCTCGGCGTGCCCCGAGGGCGACGCCTCGTGCGCGATGGACGCCACCGACCCCACCAGCAGCCCGCGCGCGCGCGGCGACTTCGTCTTCGCCGAGCCCTACATGATGCCGCCGATGCCGATGCGCGACACGCTCGACTTCGCCACCGACATCCGCGTCGCCGACGTCTACTTCCTCATCGACACCACCGGCTCGATGGGCGGCGCGATCACCAACGTGCGCTCGAGCCTCTCGACCCCCGGGACCGGCATCATCGATCAGGTCCGCGGCTCGATCCCCGACGCCTGGTTCGGCGTGGGCGACTTCAAGGACTACAACGCCTGCAGCTACGGGTCCGGCACCGACTACGCCTACCGCCACGCGCAGGACATGTCGATGGACGCGATGGCGTCCCAGACCGCAGTCAACGGCCTGAGCGCGAGCGGCGGCTTCGACGGCCCCGAGAGCCACGTGCCGGCGCTCTGGGCCACCGCGACGGGCATGGGGCTCGCCGGACGCGCGACGTCGGCCGGGCCGATCCCGGCGCGCAGCGGGTGCCCCGCGGGCACCTTCGGCTACCCCTGCTTCCGGAGCGGCGCGGTCCCGATCGTGGTGATGATCACCGACGTGGACATGCACAACGATCCGATGGGTAACGACGCCTACGAGAGCTCGTCGTGCACGGGCGGCTTCGGCGGCGGCTCCCCCATCGGCGCCACCCCTCCGACCTTCGCCGAGGCGGTGACGGCGGCCACCATGAACCGCGTGCGCGTCATCGGCGTGGCCGTGAACGGCGGCGGCATGGGTGACCTGCAGACGCTCGCGACCATGACGGGGGCGGTCGACGGCACCGGCTCGCCGCTGGTCTCGAGCGCGCCGAGCGGCAGCGTGTCGAGCAGCGTCGTCAACGCCATCCAGACGCTCGCGATGAGCACGCGCTTCGACATCAGCGTGAACTTCGAGGACGACCCGAGCGACGCGGTGGAGACCTTCGCCGCCTTCGTCGATCACATCGAAGCGAACGTGGCCGGCGACGCGTCGCGCGGCTGCGACCCGCGGCCCGCCGACGACACCGACGGCGACGGCTTCCCGGACACCTTCCGGAGCGTCACCGCGGGCGAGCGCGTCTGCTTCGACATCATCGTCAAGCAGAACGACACCGTCATGCCGACCACCGACCCGCAGCTCTTCCGCGCCACCCTGCGCGTCCTGGGCGACGGCTTCACGGAGCTCGACAGCCGCGACGTCTTCTTCCTCGTCCCGCCGGAGATCATCATCGGCGGTCCCGACTGA